One Aquarana catesbeiana isolate 2022-GZ linkage group LG06, ASM4218655v1, whole genome shotgun sequence genomic region harbors:
- the LOC141146720 gene encoding ADP-ribosylation factor-like protein 5B has translation MGLIFAKLWNFFCNQEHKVIIVGLDNAGKTTILYQFLMNEVVHTSPTIGSNVEEIVVKNTHFLMWDIGGQESLRSSWNTYYSNTEFIILVVDSTDRERLSITKEELYRMLAHEDLRKAAVLIFANKQDMKGCMSAADISKYLTLSSIKDHPWHIQSCCALTGEGLCQGLEWMTCRTGVR, from the coding sequence ATGGGACTTATCTTTGCTAAGCTGTGGAACTTCTTCTGTAACCAAGAACACAAAGTGATCATTGTTGGACTTGATAATGCAGGAAAGACTACTATACTTTATCAGTTTTTAATGAATGAAGTGGTTCATACGTCTCCAACTATAGGAAGTAATGTAGAGGAAATAGTAGTAAAGAATACCCACTTCTTGATGTGGGACATTGGAGGTCAAGAATCCCTGCGATCCTCCTGGAACACGTACTATTCCAACACTGAGTTTATTATCCTGGTTGTGGACAGCACAGACAGAGAGCGGCTTTCTATCACAAAAGAAGAACTCTACAGAATGCTGGCTCACGAGGATTTACGGAAGGCTGCAGTTCTCATCTTTGCAAACAAGCAGGATATGAAAGGGTGCATGTCGGCAGCAGACATTTCTAAATACCTCACCCTTAGCTCCATAAAAGATCACCCATGGCATATTCAGTCTTGCTGCGCTCTCACAGGAGAAGGGTTATGTCAAGGCCTGGAGTGGATGACTTGCCGAACAGGAGTGAGATAA